The following nucleotide sequence is from Raphanus sativus cultivar WK10039 unplaced genomic scaffold, ASM80110v3 Scaffold0132, whole genome shotgun sequence.
GTATAGTTTGGTTCAGATATGACAACAATCTCCAAAATATGCAGCTTGATGTCATATTTTAACCTTGGAACATTAAGTATACCTCTAATTCATTAAGTAGTAGGATACATTTTTAACTCAATTGTGCAGAAAATAGAGCAATTAACAATAGAACAATTGTTCATACGAATTAGTCGTTTTGTTTGTATGGTCTGTAAATTGTAAAATTACAATGTAAGAAAAACTAACAAGGCCTCAGAGATCTTGGTGGTTAAAGAATCATCAAATGAATTTCTTCATCAAGAGTAGCAAATATTTTGATTGCATCACTGGCCCAAACCCAATTTTTAATCGCCAAAgacagaaaaaaaaggaaaaccaaagtagaaaacaaaacaaatagaatggattgatgatgatgagtcaAAAGTAGCTGGTACGTAATCACATATTTTTATCATTGGGACATCcgatatgtttttttgttcatcaccctcaccatcatcaacaacaaaaaagatcttaaaaaaagatttttgtCCATCTAattatctcttaagacataaaCCTATTGGATTTACACATGCAAAAACACCTACTGAGAGATTGGAACATGTATCTGCCTAGACACCAAACAAACATCATTccgaaaagaaaaacaaaactctGAGCTTAAGAGGCAGAACAATCTTCCGGAAGTTAGGCAATAATAGAGGAGagtatatatacaatgatggaGAGATAAAGAGAGACTGTAAAAACCTAGTTATGTCTGGGCTTAATAGGCTGTTTGGTTTCTATTATGAGCCCATTGTAACTAAGCCCATGATGATATAAAGTAATTAATAATTAGGATATGTCTTTAGGGAGGTAGGCTTCATTGTAGGCTtttgatagaaaaaaaattaattggcCCATGCAGGTTTCGAACCTGCGACCTTCGCGTTATTAGCACgacgctctaaccaactgagctaatgGGCCACTTTGTTTATATTGTTGATGGCAATTATACAACGATAAACTACCCATACTAACCTTGTAGCCAGCCATATCGGTGGATGTGTAGCTGAAACTGTGTCGTTTTGTCAAACCAgtcttttaagttttaacttaCTTCTCGTCGTGACCAAATCACCTGCCTTGGGTTCTTTCACCGGTTTCGATCACGAAGAAGATGAGAGTAGTAGCTGCTTTGTCTTCCTCCGTCTCCGTCTCTTTGCGACTAtccattcttcttctccttgctTCTGCCATCAGATCGAGCTCTTCTCCATTGAACGATCCGTTTCTCGGCATTTCTCCTCAAGGTTAGCCCCTTCGAAGATCCGATTCGTTTCGCTCGAGATCCGACttctcacattttttttttctcgttgGTTGTGTTGTGTAAGATGAGAAGTATTACAAATCATCTTCTGAGATCAAGTGTAAGGATGGATCAAAGAGATTCACGATAGCTCAACTTAACGACGATTTCTGCGATTGCCCTGACGGAACTGACGAGCCAGGTTCTGCTGTCTTAAAGTTTGAACGAAACTGTGTTCCGACCATTTAAGCATTTTTAGTTCTGTTTCTGTCAGATTGTTGAAGTCATTAGACTCTTTTGTCCGTGGATTAtagttttgatttgtttgttgtaTGTTTAAACCTCTCCAGGTACCTCAGCTTGTCCGAATGGAAAGTTCTATTGTCGGAACGCAGGACATTCTCCActagttttgttttcttccaGAGTCAATGATGGTATCTGTGGTACGTTACTCAGTCTATACAACTCTTTAGATTTCAAATGCTATGCGAGTGAAGAAACTGTTGAAGGATTCtaatggttttgttttttttttctcatgaGAGAAGATTGTTGTGATGGGAGTGATGAGTATGGTGGTAATGTGACTTGCCCGAATACATGCTGGGAGGCTGGAAAAGCTGCTCGAGAAAGCCTGAagaaaaaaatcgaaacttATAAACAGGGGCTTGTAGTAAGGAGGAAGGAGATCGAACAGGCGAAAGTGGGTTTGGAGAAAGATGGAGCAGAGTTGAAAAAACTGAAAGGCGAGGAGAAGATTTTGAAAGGGCTCGTTGAACAGCTGAAAGGTTTGCTCTTTATCTCTCTTTTGGTGCATAGATTAAATGGATATAAACGTGACGTTTCCCTCTAAATACTTCTTCTGTAGAACGTAAAGAAGAAATTGAGAAGGTAGAAGGGAAGGAGCGTCTCCAGAAAGAAAAGGAGGAGAAGGAAAGGAAAGATGCTGAATTAGCTGCCCAGCCAGGAAAGGGGGACAGTGAAGAGGTGAAGGCAGATGACAATGAAAAAGTTGAAGGAAGCACAGATGGTGAAGAAGAGATGCCGGGAGCTTACCAGGATTCTGAAGATCTGGATGAAAACGAACATCATGATGAGATTGGTAATTACAAGGATTTTCCTACAGACGAGGTTAGTTCTTCTCTTGTTTACTGAAATTAGATTACACGCTTTACAATGAGGTCATAAAATAAGATATGAAAGTTTAGATGCGTGAAACATATCTTTTACTTATTGATAGGCTATCTTGAACTCATTCAAATGACTAGGATATCAATACCTTCAGcactttttatatttgtattgaTTTCTTTAATTTTGCTTTTTGGTCACAATTGTTTTGCCTTTCGAAGCGGGAACTGAACTAAACTTTGATTTCAGGAGCCAGCAGCTGACACTGAACCAACAAGCATATTGGAAGAGGCTACTCACACTAATCCAGCAGACGAGGTttgaaaaaactatttaattcAGATGCTCTTTCCAGAAGTGGAACAGTATGTTACTTGTTGTAAGTTTAGATGATGAGATAAGCTTTGTCTACAATGCAGCATGTTGTGGAGACGAAGAAGGAATCTCCCTCATCTGAGGATTCTATCTCAGATGGATCTGAAAATGATGCTAGTACCAAAAAGGATGATTCTGTATCCGAGAAGAAGGAAGAGTTGTCAAAGGAGGAGCTGGGGCGTCTCGTTGCGTCTCGCTGGACAGGAGAGAAATCTGATAAGCCAACGGAAGCAGATGATATCTCCAAAGCTGATGATCAGGAAAACCATGAGCACACCCCCACCACTCCACATGAAGTAGATGAAGATGATGGGTTTGTCTCAGATGGTGATGAAGATACAGCCGACGAAGGAAAATACAGCGACCATGAACCCGAAGATGATTCCTATGAAGAGGAGCATCGACATGATTCTACTTCTTCCTACAAATCTGATGCAGAGGATGATCTCGACCTATCAGGTTTGCGCTGTTACCACAAGATGTTTTTGTATTATCTAAAGATGCTGATCATCTATCAATGCGTATAGAGATGGCAACCTCAAATCCTACTTGGTTGGAGAAGATACAAAAGACTGTCAAGAACATTTTACAGGCTGTGAATTTGATCCAAACTACCCCAGTGGACAAATCAGGTAAACTAGTAGTACAGCACTTCCGCTAACAGTAAAAGCAAGACTGGGATTGTTCTGTGGTTCATTCTGTTGCGTTTTGGTTATATGGCAGAGGCTGATCGGGTACGCAAGGAGTACGATGAGTCGAGCTCAAAACTGAACAAGATACAGTCAAGAGTATCGAGCTTAGAAAAGAAGCTAAAACAAGACTTTGGTCTGTATGATAAAACATCCTAATTCTTCACTTGTGTCTGGCTTTCTCTGAGGTAGtctttaatatataattgtttctACAGGACCGGAGAAAGAGTTCTATTCATTCCACGGTcgttgttttgagagtaaacagGGCAAGTAAGGAAAATCTTAACAATTTATTGTCCTCCTCTTCCTTTCTTTATTAGCATTTTAAGGGATTACAGTTATGTTTATCTTTATGCATTACTTTACCTAATGTTTAGGTATACTTACAAAGTCTGCGGGTATAAAGAAGCAACACAAGAGGAAGGACATTCGAAAACTCGGTTAGGGTAAGTGTCGCTGCTAACATAACACGAGGAATTAGTGTGAAGTTGAGAATCAGATATCAGTAACTATACTATCTCTGTGTTTTGTATTAAACCTTTTACGCTCTCTTATTTCGTTTAATGTGATAGGGAATGGGAGAAGTTTGAGAACTCGTACCAGTTCATGACATATACAAACGGAGATAAGTGCTGGAACGGTCCCGATAGAAGCCTAAAGGTAAATGTTCAGATATTTCTACATCCATTAAATTATTGTTCAAAGATGATTAGCTCCAAATATAAATAGATCACTGTTTGAGAATTGAATGCTGGGCGTGCAAAGATCGCAGAGACATGAATTATAAAAGGGATTGATTGAACATGCAGATTAAGCTAAGATGTGGGTTAAAGAATGAGCTTATGGATGTGGATGAACCAAGCCGTTGCGAGTAAGTTCTTGGCCACAGGTCATTGCCTtttatctctgtttttttttttctttttgaagtcCTTATCTCGTTGTCTCTTGTTGCAGATATGCAGCAGTTTTATCTACTCCAGCTCGATGTTTGGAAGATAAACTTAAAGTAAGCTGATGTGttcatttcaaaactcaaaaccatACCTTAACCCAATGTTTGATCTAATTACTTCTTTTACACGTTAACACTAACATGAATCCGGTGTTTGGCCTTTTTTTATATAGGAACTAGAACAAAAGCTGGAGAAGTTGATGAGCCAAGACCAACCTCACAGTCACGACGAACTCTGATGATATGTCcacctaaaaataaatatttaccgGATGCGCACCGCGGAGAATTGTGTCAGTTAGACTACTAAATCATGCTCAATCCGAAACGTGAAGAGGACTAAAAGAGAACAATGAACAGAAGTTTTTGGTCGGAAGAGAATGAATGATAGCTTTAAGTTTGCTTCATTGAACAATGGATGTTCTATTTATCAAATCTTTTAGACAATTTTCAACATTTTGGTTAAGCGCAAAGAAcacttatatataaaaacatgatAAATGACTAAACCTTTCTAGCTTTTGGGGTCTTAATAATATAACTGGTGATGAATTTAGAACTCCTCCGTGTGAAGGTATCTTTACCTAACATTTCAAGTTCACTTTAATATGTCATAAACCAGTGGTAGGTTTTGTCTTGTCTTTCTGTCACGATATTTAAAAGTTTCAGAAACTTTTATCTTACAAAAATCCCATTCCAAATGAGAAGTCGAACATGGTTTCATTAATGGAAACGAATTATTGCATTTAGCATTATTGTACTTGTAGGAATCAACACTTTTTGATAAAAACAGATTACATACATTAATCCGTGTAAATCTCATTTAGTTTAACTTCAACTTGACAAATAACTTTGACTAGAAAAAAAAGATCAATCTAagatatttatttgaaaaaccACGGCCCGACAATGGTTCGAGAAGGCAGAAAAAGGTAAATGAGACAAATACTCCAATCAACGTGCGGTGCGGTGGTGAGAAACTAAACCGGGTGGTAATCAACAAATAGTATCGGTCAAATGTTGACCCAATCTAAACCAGCGACCTTCGATTCCCATTTTCTCCCAAGTCAAAAAATGAAGAAGAGAGACTCAACAACACTTCGCTTATAATCCCCCACAATCTCTCTCTACTTTTCCTAGTCCCCAAgccagatctctctctctctctccccccttAAATCTCTCTGCCTCTACTACCATCAGAGCGATCCTCGCTTGTTGTATTTTTATTTCAGCCCTTTGAAATCTCGTGTGCTTTCCTCTAATAAAACGATGGCGATGATGATAGAGCAAAAGCCGAAGACGAAGATCGTGTGCACCCTCGGTCCCGCTTCCAGATCCGTTGAGATGGTGGAGAAGCTCCTCAAGGCCGGTATGAACGTCGCTAGGTTCAACTTCTCTCACGGATCTCACGAGTACCACCAGGAGACTCTCGATAACCTCCGTCAAGCCATGCTCAACACTGGCATCCTCTGCGCCGTCATGCTCGACACCAAGGTCAGTCAGTCAGTCACTGACCATCTCTCTTATTTTGATCTGGATTCGACTGTGATCTGACTTTTTTTTAGGGTTTGCgaggtttttttttctgcagTTTTTGCTTTGGTTTCTGATTGGCTTTTCGATCTGGAACAGTGACGCGTATATGTTTATTGCTGTTATTGAATCATGAACGTATTGTATTGCCTCTTTTGTAGTCATCTATTTTGGTTTATGTTTACTACTGCTTTGTCTCTTTATGCCATTTcctttggttatatatatatatatatatatttttttttttttttttaattccaatTCTAGTAGTGAAGAAGAACTCTTACAAAACACTATTCGTTTGGGTTTATTACATTCTGGGAATTACTAGTAAATTTTGTTCTGGATCATAAATCTAGATCTGTGagactctgtttttcttttctttttttaaatagcTTAAATGTTTAACTTGAATTAGACCAGTTCAGTTGAGAAGAGTTGAAGCTTGTTGTAGAGACCAAATGTAGAAGATGGGATCTCTTAAAATTAGACTATGTTCAACTCTGAGACTCTGATTATTTTTAGTGATGTATATGttaatcactttttttttactatcatgttattataaatttgatagaTGATGTTCGTGAATTGTTCTCTCTGGTCTGTGTAATTATGGTTTCTATGCCTAGAGAAGTTAATTATGTGGTGTATAGAACTTTATAACCAAAGTTCAACTTAGattggttttaattatttttttctgcttGACATCGTTTATATAAATGTCACACCTGCTTTGTGTATGTTTAGATTGAGGCAGGCATGTCCTCTATTAAAGAAACAAGAGACTTATGATTGTTGGGTCGGAAGAAGATTGTGTTGATAGACAATGTTCTTGAATTGTTCCCTTGTCTGTGATTATGGATTCTTGGCCAGAGAATGTAGTTACTGTGTGAAGTATAAGTTATACCCAAGTTTCAGTTGATCCTCTTAAATATTTTGCTGTTTCAGTTGAATATTTCTCATATTAACTTCTGTTTTGTATATGTAAATGTCTAAGCTGAGGCAAATCCATTTTGTTTATCCGATTAAACTAACGAGACGGTTCTGTATTTTCTGTTACAGGGTCCAGAAATCCGAACCGGTTTCTTGAAGGATGGGAAACCAATCCAGTTGACACAAGGCCAAGAGATCACCGTTTCCACTGACTACGACTTGCAGGGAGACGAGGAAACGATCTGCATGAGTTACAAGAAGCTGGCCGAAGATGTGAACCCGGGGATGGTTATACTCTGTGCCGACGGTACAATCTCGCTACTTGTCCTCTCTTGTGACACAGAGAACGGCACAGTCCGTTGCCGCTGCGAGAACTCTGCGATGCTCGGTGAGAGGAAGAACGTTAATCTCCCTGGTGTCGTTGTGGATCTCCCAACTCTAACTGAGAAAGACAAAGAAGACATCATGAAGTGGGGTGTTCCCAATCAAATCGACATGATCGCTCTGTCTTTTGTCAGAAAAGGTTCGGACTTGGTTCAGGTCAGGAAACTACTCGGAGATCATGCCAAGAACATTCTTCTCATGTCAAAGGTACGTTAACCAAACCCCTCTTCAACTGTTTCAGAAACTACAGGAACACATGGTTTGATTGCGTTTGGTTTTGTTTGGATTAGGTTGAGAACCAAGAAGGTGTGGCCAACTTCGATGACATCTTGGTCAACTCCGACGCCTTTATGATCGCAAGAGGAGATCTCGGCATGGAGATCCCGATTGAGAAGATCTTCTTAGCTCAGAAAGTTATGATCTACAAATGCAACATCCAGGGAAAACCAGTGGTCACAGCGACTCAGATGCTCGAGTCCATGATCAAATCCCCTCGACCCACGAGAGCTGAAGCCACCGACGTAGCGAACGCAGTCCTCGACGGCACCGACTGCGTCATGCTCAGCGGAGAGACCGCAGCTGGAGCTTACCCTGAGCTAGCTGTGCGTACAATGGCTAAGATATGCGTTGAAGCGGAGAGCACGCTTGACTACGGAGACGTCTTCAAGAGAATCATGCAGTACTCTCCGGTTCCGATGTCCCCGCTTGAGTCACTGGCCTCCTCCGCAGTGAGAACAGCTAACTCGGCTAGAGCCACTCTCATCATGGTCCTAACGAGGGGAGGAAGCACGGCGAGGCTTGTGGCTAAGTACAGACCAGGGATGCCTATCTTATCAGTCGTTGTCCCCGAGATGAAAACCGACTTCTTTGACTGGTCTTGCAGCGACGAATCGCCGGCCAGGCACAGCCTCATCTTCCGTGGTTTGATCCCGGTGCTGTACGCAGGGTCTGCAAGAGCCTCG
It contains:
- the LOC108847396 gene encoding glucosidase 2 subunit beta codes for the protein MRVVAALSSSVSVSLRLSILLLLASAIRSSSSPLNDPFLGISPQDEKYYKSSSEIKCKDGSKRFTIAQLNDDFCDCPDGTDEPGTSACPNGKFYCRNAGHSPLVLFSSRVNDGICDCCDGSDEYGGNVTCPNTCWEAGKAARESLKKKIETYKQGLVVRRKEIEQAKVGLEKDGAELKKLKGEEKILKGLVEQLKERKEEIEKVEGKERLQKEKEEKERKDAELAAQPGKGDSEEVKADDNEKVEGSTDGEEEMPGAYQDSEDLDENEHHDEIGNYKDFPTDEEPAADTEPTSILEEATHTNPADEHVVETKKESPSSEDSISDGSENDASTKKDDSVSEKKEELSKEELGRLVASRWTGEKSDKPTEADDISKADDQENHEHTPTTPHEVDEDDGFVSDGDEDTADEGKYSDHEPEDDSYEEEHRHDSTSSYKSDAEDDLDLSEMATSNPTWLEKIQKTVKNILQAVNLIQTTPVDKSEADRVRKEYDESSSKLNKIQSRVSSLEKKLKQDFGPEKEFYSFHGRCFESKQGKYTYKVCGYKEATQEEGHSKTRLGEWEKFENSYQFMTYTNGDKCWNGPDRSLKIKLRCGLKNELMDVDEPSRCEYAAVLSTPARCLEDKLKELEQKLEKLMSQDQPHSHDEL
- the LOC108847397 gene encoding probable pyruvate kinase, cytosolic isozyme, which encodes MAMMIEQKPKTKIVCTLGPASRSVEMVEKLLKAGMNVARFNFSHGSHEYHQETLDNLRQAMLNTGILCAVMLDTKGPEIRTGFLKDGKPIQLTQGQEITVSTDYDLQGDEETICMSYKKLAEDVNPGMVILCADGTISLLVLSCDTENGTVRCRCENSAMLGERKNVNLPGVVVDLPTLTEKDKEDIMKWGVPNQIDMIALSFVRKGSDLVQVRKLLGDHAKNILLMSKVENQEGVANFDDILVNSDAFMIARGDLGMEIPIEKIFLAQKVMIYKCNIQGKPVVTATQMLESMIKSPRPTRAEATDVANAVLDGTDCVMLSGETAAGAYPELAVRTMAKICVEAESTLDYGDVFKRIMQYSPVPMSPLESLASSAVRTANSARATLIMVLTRGGSTARLVAKYRPGMPILSVVVPEMKTDFFDWSCSDESPARHSLIFRGLIPVLYAGSARASHDESTEEAIEFATQHGKEKQLCKTGDSVVALLRVGNASLIKILTVK